One stretch of Agelaius phoeniceus isolate bAgePho1 chromosome W unlocalized genomic scaffold, bAgePho1.hap1 SUPER_W_unloc_2, whole genome shotgun sequence DNA includes these proteins:
- the LOC143692731 gene encoding olfactory receptor 14C36-like, producing the protein MSNSSSIRHFLLLALADTRQLQLLHFCLLLGISLAALLGNGLIISAVACGHHLHTPMFFFLLNLALADLGSICTTVPKAMHNSLWDTSTISYTGCAAQVFLIFFFLGSEFFLLTIMCYDRYVSICKPLHYGTLLGSRACAHMAAAAWATAFLTAFMHTANPFSLPLCHGNALGQFFCEVPQMLKLSCAKSYLRELGLLAVSVCLSSGCFVFIVFSYVQIFRAVLRIPSEQGRHKAFSTCLPHLAVVSLFISTATFSYLKPPSMSSPSLDLALSVLYSVVPPALNPLIYSLRNQELKAAVWRLITGCFQEH; encoded by the coding sequence ATGtcaaacagcagctccatcaggcacttcctgctgctggcattggcagacacgcggcagctgcagctcctgcacttctgcctcttgctgggcatctccctggctgccctcctgggcaacggcctcatcatcagcgccgtagcctgcggccaccacctgcacacgcccatgttcttcttcctgctcaacctggccctcgctgacctgggctccatctgcaccactgtccccaaagccatgcacaattccctctgggacaccagcaccatctcctacacCGGATGTGCTGCCCAAGtctttctgattttcttcttccttggaTCAGAGTTTTTTCTGCTGAcgatcatgtgctacgaccgctacgtgtccatctgcaaacccctgcactacgggaccctcctgggcagcagagcttgtgcccacatggcagcagctgcctgggccactgcctttctcactgctttcatgcacacggccaatccattttccctgcccctgtgccatggcaatgccctgggccagttcttctgtgaagtGCCCCAGATGCTCAAGCTCTCCTGTGCCAAATCCTATCTCAGGGAACTGgggcttcttgctgttagtgTGTGTTTATCTTCTggatgttttgtgttcattgttttctcctatgtgcagatcttcagggctgtgctgaggatcccctctgagcagggacggcacaaagccttttccacctgcctccctcacctggctgtggtctccctgttcatcagcactgcCACATTTTCCTACCTGAAGcctccctccatgtcctccccatccctggatctggccctgtcagttctgtactcggtggtgcctccagccctgaaccccctcatctacagcctgaggaaccaggagctcaaggctgcagtgtggagactgatcactggatgctttcaggaacattaa
- the LOC143692577 gene encoding olfactory receptor 14A16-like yields MITFLTDPHAKAQQMSNSSSIRHFLLLALADRRQLQLLHFCLLLGISLAALLGNGLIISAVACGHHLHTPMFFFLLNLALTDLGSICTTVPKAMHNSLWDTRDISYTGPAAQLFFFIFCAATEFYLLTVMCYDRYVSICKPLHYGTLLGSRACAHMAAAAWASAFLTALMHTANTFSLPLCHGNALGQFFCEIPQILKLSCSKSYLRELGLIAVTICLGLGCFVFIVFSYVQIFRAVLRIPSEQGRHKAFSTCIPHLAVLSLFLSTGIFSDFKPLSMSSPSLDLALSVLYSVVTPALNPLIYSLRNQELKAAVWRLMTRCFQKH; encoded by the coding sequence atgattacttttcttacagatccccatgccaaggcacagcaaatgtccaacagcagctccatcaggcacttcctgctgctggcattggcagacaggcggcagctgcagctcctgcacttctgcctcttgctgggcatctccctggctgccctcctgggcaacggcctcatcatcagcgccgtagcctgcggccaccacctgcacacgcccatgttcttcttcctgctcaacctggccctcactgacctgggctccatctgcaccactgtccccaaagccatgcacaattccctctgggacaccagggacatctcctacactgggcctgctgcacagctctttttttttattttttgtgctgCAACAGAGTTTTATCTCCTGACtgtgatgtgctacgaccgctacgtgtccatctgcaaacccctgcactacgggaccctcctgggcagcagagcttgtgcccacatggcagcagctgcctgggccagtgcctttctcactgctctcatgcacacagccaatacattttccctgcccctgtgccatggcaatgccctgggacagttcttctgtgaaatcccacagatcctcaagctctcttGCTCCAAATCCTATCTCAGGGAACTGGGGCTCATTGCTGTTACTATCTGTTTAGGacttggctgttttgtgttcattgttttctcctatgtgcagatcttcagggctgtgctgaggatcccctctgagcagggacggcacaaagccttttccacatgcatccctcacctggccgtgctctctCTATTCCTCAGCACTGGTATATTTTCCGACTTTAAACCCctctccatgtcctccccatccctggatctggccctgtcagttctgtactcggtggtgactccagccctgaaccccctcatctacagcctgaggaaccaggagctcaaggctgcagtgtggagactgatgaccagatgctttcagaaacattaa